The Xenopus laevis strain J_2021 chromosome 7S, Xenopus_laevis_v10.1, whole genome shotgun sequence genome includes a window with the following:
- the LOC108697502 gene encoding protein kinase C delta type, with product MICGLQFLHNEGIIHRDIKRLNILLDDKGHVRISDFGLAKQNVFEDNTITSGVGTLGYMAPEILQEKPYNAAVDWWSFGVTIFEMVTGVALFANNDSEELIDSIIMDRPVIPQWLDEELKDLLKKVD from the exons ATGATATGTGGCCTACAATTTCTGCACAACGAGGGGATCATCCATCG AGACATCAAACGCCTCAACATCTTACTGGATGACAAAGGCCACGTTAGGATCTCAGACTTCGGCCTGGCTAAGCAAAACGTCTTTGAGGACAATACCATCACTAGCGGTGTCGGAACCCTGGGATACATGGCCCCGGAG ATTCTACAAGAAAAGCCATATAATGCAGCAGTCGACTGGTGGTCATTTGGCGTCACCATCTTTGAAATGGTCACTGGCGTCGCCCTATTTGCCAACAATGACAGTGAGGAACTCATTGATTCTATCATCATGGATAGGCCTGTAATACCTCAATGGCTGGATGAAGAGCTAAAAGATCTTCTGAAAAAGGTGGATTAA
- the LOC108697503 gene encoding protein kinase C delta type yields the protein MEYLSGGSLEHALEEYGRIDISTIQFLSAEMICGLQFLHSKGIIHRDIKPINILLDDKGHVRISDFGLAKQNVFKNDTITGGVGTLRYMAPEVRNAITVDM from the exons ATGGAGTATCTGAGCGGAGGCAGCCTGGAACATGCACTGGAGGAATACGGGCGGATAGACATCAGCACAATACA GTTCCTTTCAGCAGAGATGATATGTGGCCTACAATTTCTGCACAGCAAGGGGATCATCCATCG AGACATAAAACCCATCAACATCTTGCTGGATGACAAAGGCCATGTTAGGATCTCAGACTTCGGCCTGGCTAAGCAAAACGTCTTCAAGAACGATACCATCACTGGCGGTGTCGGAACCCTGCGATACATGGCCCCGGAGGTGAGAAATGCAATTACGGTAGATATGTGA